CATCATCGTCATCCCCACGGAGAGCCAGGACAAGCTGCTGGACGCCGTACCGTTATCAAACTGCATCAGGCAGTAGCCGAGGATCAGCGTCCCCAGCGCCATCACGCTAAAACCAATTTTGAGGGCCGGTTTGCGACCCGCTTTATCGACGGTAAACACCGCAATAAAGGTGGCAAACATAAAGGTCAGCCCCACCACCAGGGTGGCGATCATCTGCTGTTCGGTGGTGGTGAATCCGGCCATTTTAAAAATACGTGGCGCGTAATACATGATGATATTCATGCCGGTAAACTGCTGCATCGCCTGCAACAGCATGCCGAGGAAGACCGCGCGACGGACGTTGCGGTTAATTTTGAATAACGACCAGCCACCCTGTTTCAGCTTGAGGCTTTCGCGGATCTCGTTCAGCTCTTCCCGCGCTTTCTCAGAGGTATCGCGCAGCATCCGCAGCACTTCCTCCGCCTCGACGTGTCGCCCTTTTTGCGCCAGCCAGCGTGGGCTGTTGGGCAAAAAGATCACCAGCACAATCAGCAATACCGCCGGTAGTGCCAGAACCCCCAGCATCGCGCGCCAGTTGCCGCTGTAGCTGAAATACGTATCAGAGAGAAAGGCCAGTACGATACCGAGCGTCACCATCAGCTGATACATGCTGATCATTTTGCCGCGAACGTTTTCGCTCGCCATCTCGGAGAGATAGAGGGGGGCGGTGTAGGAGGCAATCCCCACGGCCACGCCCAGCAGCACGCGAGAAAGCAGTAGCGCCTCCACGCCCGTGGCAAACGCGGAGCCCAGCGAGCCGGCCACAAACAGAACGGCGCCCACCATCAGGCTGTATTTTCGGCCCAGGCGGAATGAGAGCCAGCCGTTGAACAGGGCACCGACTGCTGCCCCCAGCATCATACTGCTCACCACCCACTCCTGCAGGCGATTGCTGAGCGTAAAGTGATCGGTGATAAAAGGTAGCGCACCGGCAATCACGCCGATATCCAGCCCAAACAGCAGACCGGCCACCGCCGCGGAAACGGACACAAACAGGTTCATCCTGCGGGTATCGCGCAGGGCGCGGGGCATAAAGGTAGAGTCGTTTATTGATGTCATATTTTCCTGCCTGAACAGCGTAAGACGTTAAATGAAATTACGAGAAACCCTGAAAAAGTGTCAGGTCGTATAACGTGAAAATATGGATTTATTGGCTGGCAAGGGGCGATCTGTGATGGACATTACAATTTAAAACAAGGATGAATATTCCCCACTTTGTGTTAAAAGCATGATTTGTAGACGATAAAGATGTGATGCCCGTCATTTTCGTAAAATGACTATGGATTTTCCTCTTTTACTAATATGGACAATGTCTGATTCAGGACAAAAAAACCTCCGCCCGGGGGCAGAGGTTTATTGGCAGGGGCGAGAATTAACGCGCCAGCCAGCCGCCGTCAACCGCTACGGTGTAGCCGTTGATGTAGTCAGAAGCGCTGGACGCCAGGAACACAACCGGGCCCATCAGATCGCTTGGCAGACCCCAACGCCCCGCCGGGATACGCTCGAGGATCGCCGCGCTGCGCTCTTCGTCAGCACGCAGCTGCTGGGTGTTGTTGGTCGCCATGTAGCCCGGTGCGATGGCGTTAACGTTGATGTTGTGCTGCGCCCATTCGTTCGCCAGCAGACGGGTCACGCCCATTACGCCGCTTTTGGAGGCGGTGTAAGAAGGCACGCGGATGCCGCCCTGGAAGGAGAGCATGGAGGCGATATTAATGATTTTGCCGCCGTTGCCCTGCGCGATGAAGTGCTTCGCTGCCGCCTGGGACATGAAGAAAACGCTCTTGATGTTCAGGTTCATCACGTCGTCCCAGTCCTGCTCGCTGAAGTTGATCGCGTCTTCACGACGGATCAGACCGGCGTTGTTGACCAGGATGTCGATTTTACCGAATTCAGCCACCGCACGATCCAGCAGCTCAGGGATAGCGTCGATTTTACGCAGATCGGCGGTCAGGCTCAGGAAACGACGGCCCAGCGCGGTAACACGCTCGATGGTCTCCTGTGGCTCAACGATGTTGATCCCGACGATGTCGCAGCCGGCTTCTGCCAGACCGACCGCCATACCCTGGCCCAGACCGGTATCACAACCGGTAACGACCGCAACTTTACCCTGCAGAGAAAATGCATCAAGAATCATTTTTTATCCTTTATCTTTCAGCGCCTGAACGAACAGGCAAGTTTGTGCTTAACTGTCCGCGACTAGCGCAGATCCTTAACGGCTACGTGGTCCATATCATCAAAGACCTGGTTTTCACCCACCATGCCCCAGATGAAGGTATAGGCACGCGTGCCCACGCCCGAGTGAATAGACCAGCTTGGTGAGATCACCGCCTGCTCGTTATGCATCACGACATGGCGCGTCTCCTGCGGCTGTCCCATCATGTGGAATACACAGGCGTCTTCTTCCATGTTGAAGTAGAAGTACACTTCCATGCGGCGCTCATGGGTATGGCACGGCATGGTGTTCCACAGGTTGCCCGGATCAAGCTCGGTCAGACCCATGCTGAGCTGGCAGGTTTCCAGCACATCAGGAACGAAGTATTTGTTAATGGTGCGGCGGTTACTGGTGAGGTTGTCACCCAGAGTGACTGGCGCAACGTCTGCCGGGGTCACTTTTTTTGGTTGGATAGGTGGTGTGTGCCGGGGCGCAGTTATAGTAGAACTTCGCCGGTTTGCTGCTATCGACGCTGGCAAAGACCACTTCCTGCGCGCCTTTCCCGACGTACAGGGCATCGCGATGGCCGATCTCGTAGCACTGACCGTCAACGGTGATGGTGCCCGGGCCGCCGATGTTAATCACGCCCAGCTCACGACGCTCAAGGAAGAAGCTGACGCCGAGCTGCTTGCCCACTTCGCCACCGACGGAGACCGTTTTGGTCACCGGCTTAATGCCGCCAACGATAATGCGGTCAATGTGGCTGTACACCATGGTGTACTCATCCGCGACAAACACTTTCTCGACTAAAAACTCATCGCGCAGACCCTGGGTATCCAGCGTTTTTGCATGCGCGCTGTGGATGCTTTGTCTGACTTCCACATTAACCTCCAGAATTTATCGGCCCCGAAGGCCTGGATAATTAACAAAACGGTGTTCCGTTTTCATGATGGGCACATATTATCTGCTGTGAAATGGGTTTTCAATTACATTTAAAACGATGTTTCACTTTTTCTGTAAGTTAATCTCAAAATTGCAGTTGCGATCACGAATGTCAGGGAGTTGACATCGCTTTCTTAAAAGCTTCTTTTAAAATCTCCGAATTAATTTGCAATTTAAACAATAGGTTATATAAGAATAAAAAATTGATGCCGGGATGATAAAAATCTGAACAGATGTAAAGAGAGTGATGATTTTGTGGGCTTTTACTTCAGAAGTGCGCCACCAGTCACACACACTGAAACGATGTTTTGATATTTTAACACCCAGTTTTTAAACTCATATTTTACCGATCGGACCGCAGGCAAAATCCTGCTGTCGAATTCAAGGAGTGCATCATGGCAAAAGGCATGCGGGTCAAACTGAACTATGAGGTCAGTCGCGATCCGGATACAGGCGTGGAAGTGACCCGCCTGACCCCACCTGAAGTTACCTGTCATCGTAACTACTTCTATCAAAAGTGCTTTTTTAACGACGGTAGCCATCTGCTGTTTGCCGGCGAATTCGATGGCCACTGGAACTACTACCTGCTGGATCTGAAAAAGGCCGAAGCGGTGCAGTTAACCGAAGGCGCGGGGGATAACACCTTCGGCGGCTTCCTGTCGCCGGACGATAAATCCCTCTATTACGTTAAGAATGATCGCACCCTGCTGGAAGTCAATCTGACGACGCTTGTCGAGCGCGAAGTGTACCGCGTCAGCGACGACTGGGTCGGCTACGGCACCTGGGTGGCCAACTCTGACTGCACCAAACTGGTGGGGATCGAAATTGCGAAGAGCGACTGGACCCCGCTGAACGACTGGAAAATCTTCCACGACTTCTTCCATAAGGGCCCGCACTGTCGCCTGCTGCGCGTCGATCTGCAGACCGGCGAAAGCAGCGTGATCCACGAAGAGAAAAACTGGCTCGGCCATCCGATTTACCGTCCGTTTGACGACAGCACCGTCGCGTTTTGCCACGAAGGCCCGCACGATCTGGTGGATGCCCGTATGTGGATGGTCAACGAAGACGGCAGCAACGTGCGTAAGGTTAAAGAGCATGCGGAAGGCGAAAGCTGCACCCATGAATTCTGGGTACCGAACGGCTCGGCGCTGGTGTATGTCTCTTATCTGAAAGGTCAACAAGGCCGTACCGTGTACAGCTTCAATCCGGATACCGGCGAGAACAGCGCGGTAATGCAAATGCCGGCCTGTTCGCATCTGATGAGTAACTTTGACGGCACAATGCTGGTGGGTGACGGTTCCGGTACCCCGGTCGACGTGAAGGACACCAGCGGTTACACCATCGATAACGATCCTTATCTCTATGCGTTCGACGTGGCGAAAAAGGCCTACTTCCGCATCGCGCGTCACGACACCTCCTGGGCAACCGTGGCGAACAGCCGCCAGGTGACCCATCCGCACCCATCCTTTACCCCGGATGATAAAGCGGTCCTGTTTAGCTCCGATAAAGACGGCAAACCCGCTCTCTATATTGCGAAGCTTCCTGAGCAACCTGAACTGTTGCGTGAATAAATGTTTGTGTTTGTGTTTGTGTTCCTGTAACTGGCCTTGCCCTCCTTTATGGAGGGCTTTTTTTTATCCCTGTATCGGCGCAGTAATAAATTGCAGGCATAAAAAAACCGGCTCTTTCGAGCCGGTTAATCCCGGAGGTACTGCTTGTTATTAGAAGGAGTAGGCTACACCGACACGCAGACGGGTCTGACGCTCATCGGTCTCTTTCACACCAACGTTACCCACTTCACCGTACGGGGACCAGTTTTTATCAATTTTGTACGCCAGCTTGACGTTATATTCCTGGGAGTAATCTTTATTGTTATTACGGATTACGCCTTCTGAACTTTTAGCGTATACATAGTTCAGCTCGGTACGCCAGTCGCCCATCACCCAGCCAACCCACGCATCGCCACGGTTAACTTTGTCGTCGTCTTTATTCGCGCTTGACGGATAACGGGTATAGTCATAACGATAACGAGCGGCAACGTAGAAGCCATTATCGAAGCTATATTGTGCATGCAGATACGGTTTATAAATGGTGAAGCTGTCTTTACTTTCAACCGTAAAGCCTGGTGTTAACGCAATATTCGGGGTTGCTTTCCAGCGCCAGCTAATCTGGTCTTCGTGACCATTACCGACCACATCCGCAAATGGCTGATCGGCTTTATCGCCGCCGGATTTCCATTTCGCTTCTACTGAAAAACCAAAACCATTTTCAAAACGGTGCGAAACCGCAGCACGGTCTGCGTTCGAGCCGTTATCAATATATTCATGACGCAGATCCACGGTGACAGCCTGAGCTGCGAAAGAAGCGCCAATAAGTGATGCAAGGACCAGAGATTTCTTAAACATGGAAAAACCCTCGTTTAAAATGATGTTTCGTTTTTATGGAATTGCATTTTATTTTTTTAAACACGTAATTTTAGTGATCATGATCGTAAATATTTGTTTCATTTTTTTTGGCAAAGCCAGGCGTGAGCAATATCAACAAAAGAGGGTTTTTAAGCGGAATTTAACGGATCGCGATCACACTAAAGTGTTATTAGAGATTCAATTAATGTGGTAAATATTTCGGGGAGGTTTGAGGATTTACTTACAAGAGTAAAAATATGACGGCTATCACAAACAAATAAGCCTCCGCGGTGGGAGGCTTATTTTGATTGATATTTATCAAGGTGCTTATCTTTCTATGGCTAACGCCACGCCCTGTCCGCCGCCTATGCACAGCGTGGCCAGCCCTTTACGGGCATCGCGTTTCACCATCTCATGCACCAGCGAGACCAGAATACGACAGCCTGACGCACCTATAGGGTGGCCGAGCGCAATCG
This Leclercia sp. S52 DNA region includes the following protein-coding sequences:
- a CDS encoding sugar porter family MFS transporter, which gives rise to MTSINDSTFMPRALRDTRRMNLFVSVSAAVAGLLFGLDIGVIAGALPFITDHFTLSNRLQEWVVSSMMLGAAVGALFNGWLSFRLGRKYSLMVGAVLFVAGSLGSAFATGVEALLLSRVLLGVAVGIASYTAPLYLSEMASENVRGKMISMYQLMVTLGIVLAFLSDTYFSYSGNWRAMLGVLALPAVLLIVLVIFLPNSPRWLAQKGRHVEAEEVLRMLRDTSEKAREELNEIRESLKLKQGGWSLFKINRNVRRAVFLGMLLQAMQQFTGMNIIMYYAPRIFKMAGFTTTEQQMIATLVVGLTFMFATFIAVFTVDKAGRKPALKIGFSVMALGTLILGYCLMQFDNGTASSSLSWLSVGMTMMCIAGYAMSAAPVVWILCSEIQPLKCRDFGITCSTTTNWVSNMIIGATFLTLLDAIGAAGTFWLYTVLNVVFIGITFWLIPETKGVTLEHIERKLMSGEKLRNIGV
- the kduD gene encoding 2-dehydro-3-deoxy-D-gluconate 5-dehydrogenase KduD, translating into MILDAFSLQGKVAVVTGCDTGLGQGMAVGLAEAGCDIVGINIVEPQETIERVTALGRRFLSLTADLRKIDAIPELLDRAVAEFGKIDILVNNAGLIRREDAINFSEQDWDDVMNLNIKSVFFMSQAAAKHFIAQGNGGKIINIASMLSFQGGIRVPSYTASKSGVMGVTRLLANEWAQHNINVNAIAPGYMATNNTQQLRADEERSAAILERIPAGRWGLPSDLMGPVVFLASSASDYINGYTVAVDGGWLAR
- a CDS encoding oligogalacturonate lyase family protein, which gives rise to MAKGMRVKLNYEVSRDPDTGVEVTRLTPPEVTCHRNYFYQKCFFNDGSHLLFAGEFDGHWNYYLLDLKKAEAVQLTEGAGDNTFGGFLSPDDKSLYYVKNDRTLLEVNLTTLVEREVYRVSDDWVGYGTWVANSDCTKLVGIEIAKSDWTPLNDWKIFHDFFHKGPHCRLLRVDLQTGESSVIHEEKNWLGHPIYRPFDDSTVAFCHEGPHDLVDARMWMVNEDGSNVRKVKEHAEGESCTHEFWVPNGSALVYVSYLKGQQGRTVYSFNPDTGENSAVMQMPACSHLMSNFDGTMLVGDGSGTPVDVKDTSGYTIDNDPYLYAFDVAKKAYFRIARHDTSWATVANSRQVTHPHPSFTPDDKAVLFSSDKDGKPALYIAKLPEQPELLRE
- a CDS encoding porin, with protein sequence MFKKSLVLASLIGASFAAQAVTVDLRHEYIDNGSNADRAAVSHRFENGFGFSVEAKWKSGGDKADQPFADVVGNGHEDQISWRWKATPNIALTPGFTVESKDSFTIYKPYLHAQYSFDNGFYVAARYRYDYTRYPSSANKDDDKVNRGDAWVGWVMGDWRTELNYVYAKSSEGVIRNNNKDYSQEYNVKLAYKIDKNWSPYGEVGNVGVKETDERQTRLRVGVAYSF